Proteins co-encoded in one Polaromonas vacuolata genomic window:
- a CDS encoding amino acid ABC transporter permease, with product MSWDWTVFLADDGSGRTYLEWMIHAWGWTLAVAGASWVVAMVLGALIGTVRTLPNSPVLVKLANAWVELFRNIPLLVQIFIWYFVIPKIFPSMKELSSFVLVVFALGFFTSARIAEQVRAGVQSLPRGQRMAGMALGLTTAQTYRYVLLPMALRIIMPPLTSESMNLLKNSSVAFAVSIAELTMFAMQAQEETSRGIEIYIAVTALYAVSAFAVNRIMALVEKSLRIPGYVVAGSNGGGH from the coding sequence ATGAGCTGGGACTGGACTGTATTTTTAGCCGACGATGGCAGCGGGCGCACTTACCTTGAGTGGATGATTCACGCTTGGGGCTGGACCTTGGCTGTTGCCGGTGCCTCTTGGGTGGTGGCAATGGTTTTGGGTGCTTTGATTGGCACGGTGCGAACCTTGCCCAACAGCCCGGTGCTGGTGAAACTGGCCAATGCTTGGGTAGAGCTGTTTCGAAACATTCCGCTGTTGGTGCAGATTTTTATTTGGTATTTCGTTATACCCAAAATTTTCCCCTCCATGAAAGAGCTGTCTAGTTTTGTCTTGGTGGTTTTTGCGCTCGGTTTTTTCACCTCTGCGCGGATTGCCGAGCAGGTCAGAGCTGGCGTGCAGTCTTTGCCGCGTGGTCAACGCATGGCCGGTATGGCGCTGGGTTTGACGACGGCGCAGACTTATCGCTATGTGCTGCTGCCCATGGCGCTGCGCATCATCATGCCGCCGCTCACTAGCGAATCCATGAACTTACTGAAAAACTCTTCCGTGGCTTTTGCGGTCTCGATTGCCGAGCTCACTATGTTTGCCATGCAAGCGCAAGAAGAAACCTCGCGCGGCATAGAAATTTATATCGCTGTGACAGCTCTCTATGCCGTGTCTGCTTTTGCCGTCAATCGCATCATGGCATTGGTCGAGAAAAGCCTGCGCATACCCGGCTACGTAGTGGCTGGCTCTAACGGCGGAGGACATTGA
- a CDS encoding transporter substrate-binding domain-containing protein, with product MNFKLIALSIALFAAVGAQADTLAKVKASGIITMGVRDSSGALSYTLGDGKYTGYHVEICQRIIANIEKAAERKLEIKYQPVTSQNRIPLVQNGTVDIECGSTTNNAARQKDVAFVNTTFVEEVRIAVKANSGITNIEQLNGKTIATTTGTTSVQTLRKNKRANGVDFKEVFGKDHSDSFLLLETDRADAFVMDGSILAGNIANAKKPADFKIVGDVLSTEPIAIMIRKDDPLLKRIADDTVNTLIKSGEMNKLWTKWFLQPIPPRNTMVGLALSASTKAAWQAPNDKPMEAYVQK from the coding sequence ATGAATTTCAAACTCATCGCTTTGTCGATAGCCTTGTTTGCCGCCGTAGGCGCACAGGCCGATACGCTGGCCAAAGTTAAGGCCTCCGGCATCATTACTATGGGTGTTCGCGACTCTTCAGGCGCACTGTCCTACACCTTGGGTGACGGCAAGTACACCGGCTACCACGTTGAAATTTGCCAGCGCATCATTGCAAACATTGAAAAAGCGGCTGAGCGCAAGCTCGAAATTAAATACCAACCCGTCACCTCGCAAAACCGTATTCCGTTGGTGCAAAACGGCACGGTTGATATTGAGTGCGGCTCCACCACCAACAACGCAGCACGTCAAAAAGACGTCGCTTTTGTTAACACCACTTTCGTTGAGGAAGTGCGTATTGCAGTCAAAGCCAACTCTGGCATTACCAATATTGAACAGCTCAATGGCAAGACCATAGCGACCACCACCGGTACTACCTCGGTGCAAACACTGCGTAAAAATAAGCGTGCGAATGGCGTGGACTTCAAAGAAGTTTTCGGCAAAGACCACTCGGACAGTTTCTTGCTGTTAGAGACCGATCGCGCTGATGCTTTCGTCATGGACGGCTCAATCTTGGCCGGCAACATTGCCAACGCTAAAAAGCCAGCTGACTTCAAAATCGTGGGTGACGTGCTCAGCACCGAGCCTATCGCCATCATGATCCGCAAGGACGATCCACTGTTAAAGCGTATCGCTGACGACACGGTCAATACATTGATCAAGTCTGGCGAAATGAACAAGCTCTGGACCAAGTGGTTCTTGCAGCCAATCCCACCCCGTAACACCATGGTTGGTCTGGCACTGAGCGCAAGCACCAAAGCTGCTTGGCAAGCGCCTAACGACAAGCCTATGGAAGCTTACGTGCAGAAGTAA
- a CDS encoding LysR substrate-binding domain-containing protein: protein MDSKWLEDFICLAETHNFSRAAQLRHVTQPAFSRRIRALEVWAGADLVDRTTYPARLTAAGETLRIQAMEILQVVQSTRAMLRTYASVGQDVIEFALPHTLAFTFFPAWVGGLREKFGPIKSRLIALNVHDAVLRLVEGSCDLMITYHHESQPFQLDPARYEMVSLGQELLAPYARPNADGEPEFKLPGLPGQPLPYLGYAPGAYLGRMVDQILRQTASPVHLDRVYETDMAEGLKVMALEGHGLAFLPFSAVKKDLRAKKLVSAGSGMEVTMDIRVYRERPASRDAVKGSAQALWTYLESLARSQTVTRSRRPKIADKAVSP, encoded by the coding sequence ATGGATTCCAAATGGTTAGAAGACTTTATCTGCTTGGCTGAAACGCATAATTTCAGCCGTGCAGCGCAACTACGCCATGTCACTCAGCCCGCTTTTTCTCGCCGTATACGGGCGCTTGAAGTATGGGCCGGCGCTGATTTGGTTGACCGCACGACTTACCCGGCGCGCTTGACCGCTGCGGGCGAGACTTTGCGAATCCAAGCGATGGAAATACTGCAAGTGGTGCAGTCAACCCGTGCCATGCTCAGAACCTATGCCTCAGTTGGCCAAGACGTGATTGAGTTTGCGCTGCCGCATACGCTGGCATTTACCTTTTTCCCGGCGTGGGTCGGCGGGTTGCGTGAAAAGTTCGGCCCCATTAAGAGTCGGTTGATCGCGCTCAATGTGCACGATGCAGTGTTGCGCTTGGTCGAAGGCAGTTGCGATTTGATGATTACTTACCATCATGAGTCCCAGCCTTTTCAATTAGATCCCGCGCGCTACGAAATGGTTAGCTTGGGCCAAGAGCTGCTCGCCCCCTATGCCAGGCCTAACGCCGATGGCGAACCTGAATTCAAATTGCCTGGGCTGCCAGGTCAGCCACTGCCTTATTTGGGGTATGCGCCCGGTGCTTATCTGGGCCGCATGGTTGACCAAATACTCAGGCAAACCGCATCACCCGTGCATCTGGACAGAGTTTATGAAACCGATATGGCAGAGGGCCTTAAGGTCATGGCGCTTGAAGGCCATGGCCTAGCTTTTTTGCCTTTTAGTGCGGTGAAAAAAGACTTGCGTGCCAAAAAATTGGTCAGCGCCGGCAGCGGTATGGAAGTGACCATGGATATTCGCGTTTATCGTGAACGGCCAGCGTCTAGAGACGCCGTCAAAGGCTCAGCTCAGGCGCTTTGGACTTATCTAGAATCTCTTGCCAGGTCACAAACGGTGACACGATCGAGACGACCAAAAATCGCGGACAAAGCAGTGTCACCCTAG